The genome window AAGCCGTTTGGAGAGCTCCCATAAAATGGTTCCAGTTGTGGCAGCTACAAAGACACTCAAGGAATGGATTCTGCGACCGGGTATGATGGTCAGAAGAATAAACTGTCCCAGAAAAATAAAGAGAAATGAAGCCATCCTCTTTTGGAAAAGGGGATAGAACCAGGAGTACCCCAATTTTTGAAGAACCAGATTGATCATATCTCCCGAAAGAGTGATGCTGGCGGATATGAACATACCCGCGAATATGATGACCGCCGTATAGGTGGCAATGCGGTTGATAATTTTTCTATCGGTGCCCACTCTGAAAATATGATTCAGAGTTAATTCTATGTTATTCAATAGATTCAGTACTGTGATAATGAATATGGGAGTTCCAAGGAAACCCAATCGTTTACTGTTCTCTGCAAAATCGAGGATTGCGTTTTTAATGGGATCTTGCATTACAGGCAGGAGTGTTTCGGCAATAAAAGATTGTACCGAATCATCTGTCATGATAGGACCGCCAAAACCTATGAGAATGGCCAGGAGAGGAACAATTGCCATTAGGGTAGAGTATGCCAGACCGGCTGCCCTTTGAGGCCCCGCATCATCGATAAAGCGCTGAACGATTTGCCGCAGGAAGTGAATGTACTGAAATATGCGCGAAGAATCTTTTTTCATATGAATCTAAAAGGATTATAGGCCAGGAAGAAAAAGTGCTCAAGAGAAGGGGGCAGGGAGGCCGTCTCAATTGGAAAACCTCCCCTTGGAATTAAAATCTAGGGAGGGGTAATTTCCCCACTCATGTCCCAGAGGTCTTCCCAGGTCTGGCCATCTTTCCAGAGAAATACATGTCCTTTGATGAGGCGGCAGTTCTTATCAATTTTGGAGAGTTCCGCCATGTCCTCCTCGCTGAGGAGATTTTCAACAGTGAGTTTCAAATTGCTCAGATATTTATCCCTATGGACTGAAAATGGGATTGGAATCTGTCCTCTTTGGACTGCCCACTTCAGGCAGACTACGGCAGGATGAACTCCCAGACGGGCCGCGATCTTCTTGACAACAGGGTCTTCAATATCCACAGTGTCCTTATCCGTCTTGTCTCTGTCTGGTCTGTTGGGTGATCCAATAGGGCAGAACCCGATAGGAACAATATTGTTTTCTCTTACATAGTCAAATAACTCCTGTTGTTGAAAGTGTGGATGGAGCTCCATTTCATTGCAGGCAGGCTTGATTTTTGCATCTCTTAAGACCAGTTTGAGTTTAGGAATTGTCATATTGGACGTTCCGATGTGTTTGACAAGTCCCATTTCAACCAGTTTTTCCATCTGTCTCCAGGTTTTCATGTAGTTTTCATGGATGTAGGGCTTTGCATCGGGGCTTCTTGAATCGACATCACATCCTGGAGCATGAAAATTAGGAAAGGGCCAATGGATAAGGTAGAGGTCAAGATAATCCAGCTGCAGATCTTTTAGAGACTTTTTACAGGAATTGATGACATCATCATGCTTATCGTTCCAAACCTTGGAAGTGATCCAGAGCTCTTCTCTTTTGATCCCCCCATCCATGGCTATTTTTAGTGAATTTCCTATAAGGTCTTCATTTCCATACACTGAAGCGCAGTCTATGTGTCTGAATCCTACTTCAATGGCTCCTAGAACAGCATCGGCTATATCCTGCATGTTAAAACGATCGGATCCAAAGGTTCCAAGGCCAATGGCCGGAATCTTCTTGCCGGTCCAGAGTTCCCTAGTGGGGACCTTGGCGGGGTCTACACCATCTGGGGCTATTGAGAAAGTTTTTGTAGTTTTTGACATATTTTCTCCTTGACAGTTTTAGTGTGTTAGAACACCTGCTGCTTGAATCCTTTATACTATGCTTTTCAAAGTTTGGCAAATGGTTTTAATCTTTTTTAAATATTAAGTTCTAAAAGGAATTAAAAAAAGAATAAGATGTAAAAATTATAAGGATGCTATGGTATTTTCCCTGTATAATACAACAATACCAACTCGTGGAGTCTTTGATGAATTGGGATTATTCTCTTTTCGATGCCATCCAATTAATGATCCCTATTTTCTGTTTCTTTATGACCATGTCGGTTGTTATAATCTATCTGTTTCTTTACAAGAATTTTCATAATAAAATTTATTCAACTGGTTTTCTGTT of Oceanispirochaeta crateris contains these proteins:
- a CDS encoding YihY/virulence factor BrkB family protein codes for the protein MKKDSSRIFQYIHFLRQIVQRFIDDAGPQRAAGLAYSTLMAIVPLLAILIGFGGPIMTDDSVQSFIAETLLPVMQDPIKNAILDFAENSKRLGFLGTPIFIITVLNLLNNIELTLNHIFRVGTDRKIINRIATYTAVIIFAGMFISASITLSGDMINLVLQKLGYSWFYPLFQKRMASFLFIFLGQFILLTIIPGRRIHSLSVFVAATTGTILWELSKRLFGFWATQSVRLSIIYGSLFMVPLMLIWLMLVWMNLLLMAELAYVHQHRSYFSLKSIKTNAPAEALINSLRLFSMITRAFKNGQAPPDLFELSQILNMPERNAEKLLLPLLEQGILYKVILENKNTGFLPSRPLNTIELRSLLHALCNYSNPIPGYEEDPLIKAVFSEVTDCLGDKKIEEILEKYE
- a CDS encoding aldo/keto reductase, with amino-acid sequence MSKTTKTFSIAPDGVDPAKVPTRELWTGKKIPAIGLGTFGSDRFNMQDIADAVLGAIEVGFRHIDCASVYGNEDLIGNSLKIAMDGGIKREELWITSKVWNDKHDDVINSCKKSLKDLQLDYLDLYLIHWPFPNFHAPGCDVDSRSPDAKPYIHENYMKTWRQMEKLVEMGLVKHIGTSNMTIPKLKLVLRDAKIKPACNEMELHPHFQQQELFDYVRENNIVPIGFCPIGSPNRPDRDKTDKDTVDIEDPVVKKIAARLGVHPAVVCLKWAVQRGQIPIPFSVHRDKYLSNLKLTVENLLSEEDMAELSKIDKNCRLIKGHVFLWKDGQTWEDLWDMSGEITPP